From a single Candidatus Defluviilinea gracilis genomic region:
- a CDS encoding PspC domain-containing protein produces MNTNYKQLTRSASNRMIAGVCAGLGEYIGIDPTIVRLLTVLAFFTGFGGIVLVYLIMALVVPEQAQVTE; encoded by the coding sequence ATGAACACCAACTACAAACAATTGACTCGAAGCGCGTCCAACCGCATGATCGCGGGCGTGTGCGCGGGCTTGGGCGAATACATCGGCATTGACCCGACCATCGTCCGCTTGTTGACCGTGCTGGCGTTTTTCACAGGCTTCGGCGGGATCGTGCTGGTCTACCTGATCATGGCGCTGGTTGTCCCTGAGCAGGCGCAAGTGACTGAATAA
- a CDS encoding zinc dependent phospholipase C family protein → MGTWISHLRIAENLLKYFPELDEVAFSFGNLSPDSGIPNADWTEFDPPKEVTHFLKKGEGEDAIHDIVFYDQYLRNVNPTDNIKLYSFRLGYFFHLICDITWAKRIGAATKRDFKELFEKNRKESVGIVKDDWYGLDQLYVRDHPENIFWRLIMKYPDPPSYLPFVKDEALHQQFAHIRKYYSQQEDKWFLSLPYIYLNEKTMSRVVDDSIQAVLMVYEKVQNMKNLEEVKSSVSMLPEFLITPYDSPLGN, encoded by the coding sequence ATGGGAACTTGGATTTCACACCTTCGCATCGCCGAAAATTTGTTGAAATATTTTCCTGAACTAGACGAGGTCGCATTTTCTTTTGGTAATCTCTCACCTGATTCGGGAATCCCCAATGCAGACTGGACAGAATTTGATCCTCCGAAAGAAGTTACCCACTTTCTGAAAAAAGGCGAGGGTGAAGATGCCATTCATGATATTGTGTTTTACGACCAATATCTACGCAATGTCAATCCAACAGACAACATTAAACTTTACAGTTTTCGCCTCGGTTATTTCTTTCACCTGATCTGTGACATCACGTGGGCAAAACGCATCGGCGCAGCAACTAAACGAGATTTCAAAGAACTATTTGAAAAGAATCGGAAAGAATCTGTGGGGATTGTCAAAGATGATTGGTACGGATTAGATCAACTCTATGTGAGAGATCACCCCGAAAACATTTTCTGGCGTTTGATTATGAAATATCCAGACCCGCCGTCTTATCTGCCTTTTGTGAAGGATGAGGCGCTTCACCAGCAGTTTGCCCATATCCGCAAATATTACAGTCAACAAGAAGACAAATGGTTTCTTTCTCTGCCTTACATCTACTTAAATGAAAAAACGATGAGTCGCGTCGTGGACGACAGTATTCAGGCAGTCTTAATGGTCTACGAAAAAGTGCAGAACATGAAAAACCTTGAGGAAGTAAAAAGCAGTGTCAGCATGTTACCTGAATTCTTGATTACGCCTTATGACTCTCCTTTGGGAAATTAA
- a CDS encoding GyrI-like domain-containing protein, with product MKTLDLKKELKYLYAPSAKKAEIVKVPRLQFAMIDGVIEKGKEPGNSPAFAEATQALYSISYTLKFMLKKHKTNAIDYPVMALEGLWGIQDVNVDVGKKDNWSFTLMILQPAVITKDIFAEGMEQVRKKKGDSPELSKVRLSHFEEGICAQMMHIGPYATEPATIEIMRALAAENGYRDNVGPNGLHPEIYLGDPRKADPAKLKTVVRHPLKKV from the coding sequence ATGAAGACTCTTGATCTGAAAAAGGAATTGAAATATTTGTACGCGCCTTCCGCAAAGAAAGCGGAGATCGTCAAAGTGCCTAGACTGCAATTCGCAATGATAGACGGCGTGATCGAAAAAGGAAAAGAGCCTGGCAACTCGCCCGCCTTCGCCGAAGCGACTCAAGCCTTGTACAGTATTTCGTACACGCTCAAGTTTATGTTGAAGAAGCACAAAACCAACGCGATAGATTATCCCGTGATGGCATTGGAAGGATTGTGGGGCATACAAGATGTGAATGTTGACGTGGGTAAAAAAGATAATTGGTCTTTCACGTTGATGATCCTGCAACCCGCTGTCATCACCAAAGATATTTTCGCGGAGGGGATGGAACAAGTCCGCAAGAAGAAAGGCGACTCGCCTGAATTGTCGAAGGTGCGGCTGAGTCATTTTGAAGAAGGCATCTGCGCGCAGATGATGCACATCGGACCGTACGCCACCGAACCCGCCACCATCGAGATCATGCGCGCCCTCGCGGCCGAAAACGGCTACCGCGATAACGTCGGACCGAACGGCTTGCACCCCGAGATCTATCTCGGCGATCCGCGCAAAGCAGATCCCGCGAAGTTGAAGACGGTGGTGAGGCATCCTTTGAAGAAAGTCTAA
- the dinB gene encoding DNA polymerase IV, whose protein sequence is MDFTSDPSLRDGENYTMPRTILHLDLDAFFCSVEETRNPELRGKAFAVGGRPEERGVVASCSYAARRNGVRSAMPMSQALRLNPGLIVVSGNHRAYRDVSKQVMERLHDLTALVEQISIDEAFLDISDIQDDSQRIARGLQTRIRDELHLPCSIGIASNKLVAKIATEVGKALALKRIKADGRTEPPNAVTVVPSGEEAAFLNPLPADMLWGVGPKTSKRLAELGIHTIGDIARWREEDLIRLFGENGRDLAHHAKGIDNRAVVTERETKSVSQEITFSRDVRDDKMLEKTVREQSAEVARQLRKNELAGSTIKLKIRWPDFTTLTRQKTLNHRTDQEDEIAKAALELLRAVRKPNQYVRLIGVGVSGLGAPIRQLGLWDVDNEKSRKLQEAVDVLREKYGEDVIFKGEQEVDT, encoded by the coding sequence ATGGATTTCACCTCTGATCCAAGCCTGCGGGACGGTGAAAATTACACCATGCCTAGAACGATTCTCCACCTGGACCTTGATGCCTTTTTCTGCTCCGTCGAAGAGACGCGCAACCCCGAACTTCGCGGCAAAGCCTTCGCGGTGGGAGGCAGACCCGAGGAAAGAGGAGTCGTCGCGTCCTGCTCGTATGCCGCGAGGCGGAACGGAGTCCGCAGCGCCATGCCGATGAGCCAGGCACTTCGACTCAACCCCGGGCTGATCGTCGTGTCGGGAAATCATCGCGCCTACCGCGACGTGTCAAAACAAGTGATGGAGAGACTCCACGACCTCACCGCGTTGGTGGAACAGATTTCAATTGACGAGGCTTTCCTCGACATCTCGGATATTCAGGATGACTCACAACGCATCGCCCGCGGACTTCAGACTCGCATCCGCGACGAACTGCATCTCCCCTGCTCGATTGGGATCGCGTCGAACAAGCTTGTGGCGAAGATCGCCACCGAGGTTGGCAAAGCGCTCGCGCTGAAACGCATCAAAGCCGACGGGCGAACTGAGCCGCCCAATGCGGTGACAGTCGTCCCGTCGGGCGAAGAAGCGGCGTTCTTGAATCCACTGCCAGCGGATATGTTATGGGGCGTCGGTCCGAAAACATCGAAGCGACTCGCCGAGCTGGGCATCCACACGATCGGCGATATTGCGAGGTGGCGCGAAGAGGATTTGATCCGCTTGTTCGGCGAGAATGGGCGCGACCTTGCGCATCATGCCAAGGGAATTGATAATCGCGCTGTTGTCACAGAGCGCGAGACGAAATCCGTCAGTCAGGAGATCACGTTTTCGCGCGATGTGCGCGACGACAAAATGTTGGAGAAAACTGTGCGCGAACAATCGGCGGAGGTGGCACGGCAGTTGCGAAAAAATGAACTGGCTGGCTCGACGATCAAGTTGAAGATCCGCTGGCCCGATTTCACCACGTTGACGCGGCAAAAAACGTTGAACCATCGCACCGATCAAGAGGATGAAATTGCAAAAGCCGCATTGGAGTTGTTGCGAGCAGTCCGCAAGCCGAATCAATATGTGCGCCTCATCGGCGTCGGCGTGAGCGGACTCGGCGCGCCGATCCGTCAACTCGGCTTGTGGGATGTGGACAACGAGAAGTCGCGCAAACTACAAGAGGCGGTGGATGTGTTGAGGGAAAAGTATGGCGAGGATGTTATTTTCAAAGGAGAGCAAGAAGTAGACACGTAG
- a CDS encoding response regulator transcription factor encodes MSLDRSTILLADDDPTIADSLAPFLERAGFHVLVVSDGITALDKAQAHHPELIILDVLMPRMDGRETLRRLRKLNIWTPTILLTKVGEASERALALEEGADDYLNKPFDPHELLARIRAVLRRARPGERSLSTAWLLTAGELVLDRRARRAAIAGETIELTPKALAVLEYLMTHPDEAISRERLLDVVWGWEYPTGTRTVDTRMAELRRALDDNPSEPRFIETIPSEGYRFIAPVHGEG; translated from the coding sequence ATGTCCCTCGACCGATCCACCATCCTCCTCGCCGACGACGATCCCACCATCGCGGATAGCCTCGCGCCGTTCCTCGAACGCGCGGGATTCCACGTGTTGGTCGTATCCGACGGCATAACCGCGCTCGATAAAGCGCAGGCGCATCACCCCGAGTTGATCATCCTCGATGTGCTCATGCCGCGCATGGATGGGCGCGAAACATTGCGCCGCCTGCGGAAACTGAACATCTGGACCCCCACCATCCTGCTCACAAAAGTCGGCGAAGCCTCCGAACGCGCCCTTGCCCTCGAAGAAGGCGCCGATGACTACCTCAACAAACCCTTCGATCCGCATGAATTGTTGGCGCGCATCCGCGCGGTATTGCGGCGGGCGCGCCCCGGCGAACGATCATTATCCACAGCCTGGTTGCTCACCGCCGGCGAACTTGTGCTAGATCGCCGCGCGCGTCGGGCTGCCATCGCCGGTGAAACCATCGAACTCACACCCAAAGCGCTCGCCGTATTGGAATATTTGATGACCCATCCCGATGAAGCCATCTCGCGCGAACGCCTGTTGGATGTGGTCTGGGGTTGGGAATATCCCACCGGCACGCGCACGGTAGACACGCGCATGGCAGAACTCCGCCGCGCCTTGGACGATAACCCTTCCGAACCGCGCTTCATCGAAACGATTCCCAGCGAGGGCTATCGCTTCATCGCGCCCGTTCATGGAGAAGGGTAA
- a CDS encoding HAMP domain-containing histidine kinase yields the protein MRRLSGRWLRYAKLTLPLWVGLLLAGLAWFLLPFAPPTLTTIDIGIFGLVLGLSIRNTAVFAFLLGFFITGVIVFVRYWDKRRADEAHTLYADYVEDAQQKRRHFLRRLDHEIKNPLTGLRAALVNLQEAQAADERSQAGQNANRAVERLTRLLTDLRKLADLDERPIERYAVNVPDLLEDVVEGARAIPAYEGRSISLLIPKIPSPFPMLTGDRDLLVLAVYNLVENALKFTSANDSVEVRAMEDGRAIVIEVADSGAGIASEDLSKIFDELYRGSNARSTEGSGLGLALVNRIAILHGGGCGVRSSQAEPRGTVFSLRLPRR from the coding sequence ATGCGACGACTTTCAGGAAGATGGTTGAGGTACGCCAAACTCACACTGCCGCTCTGGGTGGGACTGCTCCTCGCCGGGCTGGCGTGGTTTCTGCTACCATTCGCGCCTCCCACACTCACAACAATCGACATTGGCATCTTCGGTTTGGTGCTTGGGTTATCCATTCGCAACACGGCAGTATTCGCATTCCTGTTGGGTTTTTTTATCACCGGCGTTATTGTATTCGTTCGATACTGGGACAAACGCCGCGCAGACGAGGCGCATACGCTCTACGCCGATTACGTGGAAGATGCGCAACAAAAACGCCGTCACTTTTTGAGGCGGCTCGATCACGAGATAAAAAACCCGCTCACCGGGTTACGCGCCGCGCTCGTCAATTTACAGGAGGCGCAAGCGGCAGACGAGCGCTCGCAAGCTGGGCAAAACGCGAATAGGGCGGTCGAACGCCTCACGCGCCTGCTTACCGACCTGCGCAAACTCGCCGACCTCGACGAGCGTCCCATCGAGCGGTACGCAGTCAATGTGCCGGACCTGCTCGAGGATGTGGTGGAAGGCGCGCGCGCCATCCCCGCTTATGAAGGACGGAGCATCAGCCTGTTGATTCCAAAAATCCCATCGCCATTCCCCATGCTCACCGGCGACCGCGACCTGCTCGTGCTGGCGGTGTACAACCTCGTCGAAAACGCGCTCAAGTTCACGTCCGCGAATGATTCGGTGGAGGTGCGCGCAATGGAGGACGGCAGGGCAATCGTCATCGAAGTGGCAGATTCGGGAGCGGGCATCGCCTCCGAAGATTTGTCGAAAATATTCGATGAGTTATATCGCGGGTCGAATGCGCGGAGCACAGAGGGGAGCGGGTTAGGGCTTGCACTCGTCAATCGTATAGCCATTTTGCACGGTGGAGGATGCGGGGTGCGCTCCAGTCAGGCGGAACCGCGCGGGACGGTCTTCTCGCTCCGTTTGCCGCGACGATAA
- a CDS encoding sigma-70 family RNA polymerase sigma factor, which translates to MKTYPDTETMLIATAQRGDLDAFNLLVLKYQDMMYRVSLRVTHNELSAEDATQNALTQAFNSLRSFRGGSFKSWLARVAINASYDELRREKRHLAMPLEPYNNEGEEIESPAWLMDLAAGPQELAESSEVQEVLRRCIRALTPDYRLVVILVDIEGMSYEEAAQATRVPVGTVKSRLARARMQLRSALKKVEDLLPSAYRVEMPSFSHA; encoded by the coding sequence ATGAAAACTTATCCCGATACCGAAACCATGTTGATAGCCACCGCCCAACGCGGCGACTTGGATGCGTTCAACCTGCTTGTGTTAAAGTATCAGGATATGATGTATCGTGTTTCCTTGCGGGTCACACACAACGAACTCAGCGCGGAGGATGCCACCCAGAACGCGTTGACCCAGGCTTTCAATAGCCTCCGGTCGTTTCGCGGCGGGTCTTTCAAAAGTTGGCTGGCGCGGGTGGCGATCAATGCCAGTTATGATGAACTGCGGCGCGAGAAACGTCACCTTGCCATGCCGCTCGAGCCATATAACAACGAAGGCGAGGAGATCGAATCGCCAGCCTGGCTGATGGACCTCGCGGCAGGTCCGCAGGAGTTGGCTGAATCCTCGGAGGTGCAAGAGGTCCTCCGTCGTTGCATCCGCGCCCTGACGCCGGATTACCGCCTGGTGGTAATCCTCGTAGACATTGAAGGGATGTCGTATGAAGAAGCCGCGCAAGCGACGCGCGTGCCGGTTGGAACGGTGAAAAGCCGCCTCGCCCGCGCTCGAATGCAGTTACGATCCGCGTTGAAAAAGGTCGAAGACCTGCTTCCCTCGGCATACCGGGTCGAGATGCCCAGTTTTTCTCATGCCTGA
- a CDS encoding electron transfer flavoprotein subunit alpha/FixB family protein, translated as MKIFVYIDHFKGEAQATSWEALGLAKSFGATTALVFGSGVDDVAKAALEYGADDALVADDSALLDFRAETYASTLSAIASSRTPDLILFPTTTRTREFAAMSAVDLNTNVITDATAVEVNGDSIVVTRPIYEAKLFEKVTTSAKPQLITLRGRAFPKPEKVAGKTGTITKVEAKTDALTTVEGYSVADVGVSLNDAGIIVSGGRGVSNNPSLQPPAGLDDKQAEIWRAHQGFKLVGDLASVLGGAVGASRAAVDGGYIPYSNQVGQTGKVVAPDLYIACGISGAIQHLAGIRSAKMVVAINKDPDAPIFKVARYGVVGDLFQIVPALTEAFKKKLGK; from the coding sequence ATGAAAATTTTTGTTTACATTGATCACTTCAAAGGCGAAGCGCAAGCCACATCGTGGGAGGCGTTGGGACTCGCAAAAAGTTTCGGCGCGACGACTGCTTTGGTTTTTGGTTCTGGCGTGGATGATGTGGCGAAAGCCGCGTTGGAATATGGCGCGGATGACGCGCTCGTTGCAGACGACTCGGCTCTTTTGGATTTTCGCGCTGAGACGTACGCTTCGACCCTCTCTGCCATCGCTTCTTCTCGGACCCCCGACCTGATTCTGTTCCCCACAACGACTCGCACCCGTGAGTTCGCCGCCATGTCGGCCGTGGATTTGAACACCAACGTCATCACCGACGCGACCGCCGTTGAAGTGAACGGCGATTCGATTGTTGTGACACGTCCGATCTACGAAGCAAAATTGTTTGAGAAGGTGACTACCTCCGCAAAACCGCAATTGATCACGTTACGCGGACGCGCATTTCCGAAGCCAGAAAAAGTCGCTGGCAAAACTGGGACAATCACAAAAGTGGAAGCGAAGACCGACGCGCTCACAACCGTCGAAGGCTACAGCGTTGCGGATGTTGGAGTCAGTCTCAACGACGCGGGCATCATCGTCTCGGGCGGACGCGGCGTGTCGAATAATCCGTCCCTGCAACCGCCTGCTGGACTCGACGACAAGCAAGCCGAAATTTGGCGCGCGCATCAAGGATTCAAGTTGGTTGGCGATCTTGCGTCTGTGTTGGGCGGCGCAGTCGGCGCAAGTCGCGCGGCAGTGGACGGGGGCTACATCCCATACTCGAATCAAGTTGGGCAGACGGGTAAAGTCGTCGCGCCCGATCTGTACATCGCCTGCGGCATCTCTGGCGCGATCCAGCATCTCGCGGGAATCCGCTCGGCGAAGATGGTCGTGGCGATCAACAAAGACCCCGACGCGCCGATCTTCAAAGTGGCGCGCTATGGCGTGGTCGGCGACTTGTTCCAGATCGTCCCCGCGTTGACGGAAGCGTTCAAGAAGAAGTTGGGGAAGTAG
- a CDS encoding electron transfer flavoprotein subunit beta/FixA family protein — MKIIACIKQVPDSEAKIKAENGQINTGDSPLVINPFDEYAVEGALQQKEATNGTVTALCIGPESAKEALKHALAMGADDAILVSDPALNNLDTVGAARVLAAAIQKIGSVDMVVFGRQTLDNGSGLTSAQTARALGWSLLGLAGQIKVQERSVTVERVIEEGRQTVKANLPAVISVVQSIGEPRYPSFMGIRKASKAEIPVWSLSDLGIAAPDAIIKRSELMNPPARDTSVEIISGESPAEIADKLADKLIAEKVL; from the coding sequence TTGAAAATCATCGCATGTATCAAACAAGTCCCAGACTCGGAAGCGAAGATCAAAGCCGAGAATGGGCAAATCAACACAGGCGACTCGCCGCTGGTCATCAATCCATTTGACGAGTACGCGGTGGAAGGCGCGCTTCAGCAGAAGGAAGCGACAAACGGCACAGTCACCGCGTTGTGCATCGGACCCGAATCCGCGAAGGAGGCGTTGAAGCACGCGCTCGCAATGGGCGCGGACGATGCTATTCTCGTCTCAGACCCCGCGTTAAATAATTTAGATACAGTTGGCGCGGCGCGTGTCCTTGCCGCGGCGATCCAAAAGATCGGCAGCGTGGACATGGTCGTGTTCGGGCGGCAAACGCTCGACAACGGTTCAGGACTCACGTCCGCGCAGACGGCGCGCGCTTTAGGGTGGTCACTGCTGGGGTTGGCGGGGCAGATCAAAGTCCAAGAAAGAAGCGTGACTGTTGAACGAGTCATCGAAGAGGGCAGGCAAACTGTCAAAGCGAATCTGCCCGCAGTCATCAGCGTTGTGCAAAGCATCGGCGAGCCGCGCTATCCGTCGTTCATGGGAATTCGCAAAGCGTCGAAAGCCGAGATCCCCGTGTGGTCGTTGAGCGATCTGGGAATCGCCGCGCCCGATGCGATCATCAAACGCAGTGAGTTGATGAACCCGCCCGCGCGCGACACGTCGGTGGAAATTATTTCGGGCGAAAGCCCCGCCGAGATCGCCGACAAACTTGCCGACAAACTCATCGCGGAGAAAGTGTTATGA
- a CDS encoding DUF433 domain-containing protein: MVLKTLDEHIEITPGVMGGKPRIAGHRISVQNVVIWHNEMGYSVEKIAEDYNLSLADVYAALAYYHDHKEEVDKSIVEGEKFVEEMKKLYPSKLKKKLDGN, translated from the coding sequence ATGGTACTCAAAACTCTTGATGAACATATAGAAATCACGCCTGGCGTCATGGGCGGAAAGCCGCGTATTGCGGGTCATCGCATCTCGGTGCAGAATGTGGTCATTTGGCATAACGAAATGGGCTACAGTGTAGAAAAAATTGCCGAAGACTATAATCTGAGCCTTGCAGATGTTTATGCCGCGCTCGCCTACTATCACGACCACAAAGAAGAAGTTGACAAATCCATCGTAGAAGGTGAAAAATTCGTTGAGGAGATGAAGAAACTGTATCCATCGAAGTTGAAGAAGAAACTCGATGGCAATTAA
- a CDS encoding MFS transporter has protein sequence MTDTIPQVKSTKRERVAWYLYDFGNSAYASVVLLAVYSAYFKNQVVGGAEGSRLWGLSISVAMIIVAIAAPIMGAIADYSGAKKKFLFFFTALSVVFTALLFFTQKGTIAIAILFFLLSELGYRAAQVFYDALLPEIAAPEETGRIAGTGWAIGSAGGIVILLLILPPILMTDSDLLVVRGTLVVTAIFFALASIPIFRWLKERAQPQALPAGENYISIAFKQLSGTIKAARGFKEFLKFMLAYLIYNEGVIIALDFAAILGAVLFGLEQTGLIIFFIVVQATNVVGALLFGNLQDKLGGKKALTLSIFLMAACIGAMYFAQNQTHFFIIGAFIGAAMAGVQSVSRAMVATFSPQGKSGEFFGFFALTGRTSSFIGPAIFGWLAAELTIWYQSQGQAALVAEQSGHRLALLSIAVFLFAGWALMLRVNETKAREMATLSTNSAE, from the coding sequence ATGACAGACACAATTCCGCAGGTCAAATCCACGAAGCGCGAGCGGGTGGCGTGGTACTTGTACGATTTCGGAAATTCCGCGTACGCTTCGGTTGTACTTCTGGCAGTCTATTCCGCGTACTTCAAGAACCAGGTGGTGGGCGGCGCGGAAGGTTCGCGCTTGTGGGGCTTGAGCATCTCGGTCGCGATGATCATCGTTGCCATTGCCGCGCCGATCATGGGGGCAATCGCCGATTATTCGGGCGCGAAGAAAAAATTCCTGTTCTTTTTCACGGCGCTCTCGGTTGTGTTCACCGCTTTATTATTCTTCACCCAAAAAGGGACGATTGCGATCGCGATCCTCTTTTTCCTTTTATCGGAACTGGGCTATCGCGCCGCGCAAGTTTTCTACGACGCGCTCCTGCCTGAGATCGCCGCCCCCGAAGAGACGGGTCGCATCGCTGGGACGGGCTGGGCGATTGGCTCGGCGGGCGGTATCGTCATCCTACTCCTCATCCTCCCGCCGATTCTGATGACCGACAGCGACCTGCTCGTGGTGCGCGGCACGCTGGTTGTCACCGCGATCTTTTTCGCGCTGGCTTCCATCCCCATCTTCCGCTGGTTGAAGGAACGCGCCCAGCCGCAGGCTTTGCCCGCAGGCGAGAACTATATCAGCATCGCGTTCAAGCAACTGAGCGGGACCATCAAAGCCGCGCGCGGTTTCAAAGAGTTCCTCAAGTTCATGCTCGCCTATTTGATTTATAACGAAGGCGTGATCATCGCGCTCGATTTCGCCGCGATCCTCGGCGCGGTGTTGTTCGGTCTGGAACAGACGGGCTTGATCATCTTCTTCATCGTCGTGCAGGCGACCAACGTGGTCGGCGCGTTGCTCTTTGGAAACCTGCAAGATAAACTGGGCGGCAAAAAAGCGTTGACGCTTTCGATCTTTCTGATGGCGGCTTGTATCGGCGCGATGTACTTCGCCCAAAACCAGACGCACTTCTTCATCATCGGCGCGTTCATCGGTGCGGCAATGGCGGGCGTGCAATCGGTCAGCCGCGCGATGGTCGCCACGTTCAGCCCGCAGGGAAAGAGCGGCGAATTTTTCGGCTTCTTCGCGCTGACGGGGCGCACCTCTTCGTTCATCGGTCCCGCCATCTTCGGCTGGCTCGCGGCGGAGTTGACCATCTGGTATCAGTCGCAGGGGCAGGCGGCGTTGGTGGCTGAACAATCGGGTCACAGGCTCGCGCTTCTTTCGATTGCCGTGTTCCTCTTCGCTGGCTGGGCGCTGATGTTGCGCGTCAACGAAACGAAAGCCCGCGAAATGGCGACGTTATCTACAAACTCGGCGGAGTAA
- a CDS encoding SDR family oxidoreductase yields the protein MTLKTIIITGAASGIGRHWAEALSKKIGEYQLVLADSNMDGLRSVFAPNEQMILCALDIRSAEQWQALIEETLKRFGRVDYLFNIAGANRPLFLRDQPLDAIDRVIDINLKGALIGMKLVGEIMLKQKAGHIINVASLAGVSPTPGNALYSAAKGGLRNASIATAIEWRRMGVAVTVISPDLVDTPVLTERLESAGEEAALAFSGATLTVFDLERAFWKAMRDKPLELNLPRWRGWLTKLNHANPSLMLWLYESMKRRGMKRLEKMRNERNRA from the coding sequence ATGACCCTAAAAACCATCATCATCACTGGCGCCGCCAGCGGAATCGGCAGGCATTGGGCGGAAGCCCTCTCGAAAAAAATCGGCGAGTATCAATTGGTACTCGCCGATTCAAATATGGATGGACTGCGTTCTGTGTTCGCGCCCAATGAACAAATGATTTTGTGCGCGCTCGATATTCGCTCAGCCGAACAATGGCAGGCGCTCATCGAAGAGACGTTGAAGCGCTTCGGGCGCGTGGATTATCTGTTCAACATCGCGGGGGCGAATCGTCCGCTGTTTTTGCGCGACCAGCCGCTCGACGCGATAGACCGCGTGATTGACATCAACCTCAAGGGCGCGTTGATCGGGATGAAACTCGTCGGCGAGATCATGCTCAAACAGAAGGCGGGGCACATCATCAATGTCGCTTCACTGGCGGGAGTCTCGCCCACGCCTGGCAACGCGCTCTACTCGGCGGCGAAGGGCGGCTTGCGAAACGCTTCGATTGCAACGGCGATTGAATGGAGGCGGATGGGAGTCGCGGTGACGGTCATCTCGCCCGATCTGGTGGATACGCCCGTGCTGACGGAACGCCTCGAGTCGGCGGGGGAGGAGGCCGCGCTTGCGTTTAGCGGCGCCACGCTGACAGTGTTCGACCTGGAGCGCGCCTTCTGGAAAGCCATGCGCGATAAGCCGCTTGAACTCAACCTCCCGCGCTGGCGCGGCTGGCTGACGAAGTTGAATCATGCCAACCCGTCGCTCATGCTCTGGCTGTACGAATCCATGAAGCGGCGCGGCATGAAGCGCTTGGAAAAGATGCGAAATGAGCGAAACCGCGCGTAA
- a CDS encoding NAD-dependent epimerase/dehydratase family protein, which yields MKTTRYQKIFITGALGFVGRALAEQYRALGAETCGLDIRADAALNIVAGDVSKPERWQSALTDCDLVIHTAAIVSNNVAREEAWRVNVLGTRRVLEAAIRAGAKRFVHVSSLAAMRFNIEDRADESAPIMPTGNPYVDTKIASEHVVLAAHAKGAMTCTIIRPADIYGPGSRPWTVIPVQMIQKGLFLLPAHGQGIFRAIYIDDLVNGIMLAAERDEGMGQIFILGGEETITCETFFGHYYRMLGKGSPRVMSTSSAIAIAEIGRIIFKLLGKPTELGRGAMEMLSKKNTVSNQKAHDLLGWQAQVSLEEGMKRTEVWLREQGIKRDADERG from the coding sequence ATGAAAACGACTCGTTATCAAAAAATCTTCATCACGGGCGCGTTGGGCTTTGTCGGGCGCGCGCTGGCGGAACAGTATCGCGCATTGGGCGCAGAGACTTGCGGACTGGACATCCGCGCCGATGCCGCTTTGAACATCGTCGCGGGCGACGTATCGAAGCCAGAACGTTGGCAATCCGCGCTGACTGACTGCGACCTTGTCATCCACACCGCCGCGATTGTGAGCAACAATGTGGCGCGGGAAGAAGCGTGGCGGGTGAATGTGTTGGGGACGCGGCGCGTGTTGGAGGCGGCGATCCGCGCGGGAGCGAAACGCTTCGTCCATGTTTCATCGCTCGCCGCCATGCGTTTCAATATCGAGGATCGCGCCGACGAGTCCGCACCGATCATGCCGACGGGCAACCCGTATGTGGATACGAAGATCGCCAGCGAACACGTCGTCCTGGCGGCGCACGCGAAAGGCGCGATGACTTGTACGATCATCCGCCCCGCCGATATTTACGGACCTGGCTCGCGCCCGTGGACGGTGATCCCCGTGCAGATGATTCAAAAGGGATTGTTCCTCCTGCCCGCGCATGGACAGGGAATCTTCCGCGCCATTTACATTGACGATTTGGTGAACGGCATCATGCTTGCGGCGGAAAGGGACGAAGGCATGGGTCAAATTTTCATCCTCGGCGGCGAAGAGACCATCACTTGCGAAACTTTCTTCGGGCATTATTATCGCATGTTGGGGAAGGGCAGTCCGCGTGTGATGAGTACCTCGTCCGCGATTGCCATTGCCGAGATTGGGCGTATCATCTTCAAATTGCTCGGCAAACCCACCGAACTCGGGCGCGGCGCGATGGAAATGCTCTCGAAGAAAAACACCGTCTCGAATCAAAAAGCGCATGACCTGCTCGGCTGGCAGGCGCAAGTGAGTTTGGAAGAAGGGATGAAGCGGACGGAAGTTTGGTTGCGGGAACAGGGAATCAAAAGGGACGCAGACGAGCGCGGATGA